From Vitis vinifera cultivar Pinot Noir 40024 chromosome 3, ASM3070453v1, the proteins below share one genomic window:
- the LOC100246968 gene encoding abscisic acid 8'-hydroxylase 4: protein MYSSLSATHQKLKRERERKGESCCICMEILSIFCYILLFLSTLLSYPFLFLKKQKKKVSKQRVYKLPPGSMGWPYIGETLQLYSQDPTVFFDSKQERYGEIFKTHILGCPCVMLSSPEAARFVLVTRAHLFKPTYPKSKEKMIGPSALFFHQGDYHAQLRKLVQSSLSPDSIRKLVPSIEALAISALESWAGGQVINTFHAMKKLSFDVGILSVFGHLEGNYRDELTKNYCIVDKGYNSFPTNIPGTAYSKAILARKRLNQIVREIICERKEKRLVEKDLLGHLLNFKDEKGQILTEDQIADNIIGVLFAAQDTTASVLTWVLKYLHDDQKLLESVKAEQKAIFESNSGGNRPLTWDQTRNMPLTYRVILESLRMASIISFTFREAVVDVEYKGYLIPKGWKVMPLFRNIHHNPEFFSDPQNFDPSRFEVAPKPNSFLPFGSGVHACPGNELAKLEILILTHHLVTKFRWEVVGSQGGIEYGPFPVPQRGLPARFWKLESKKSAP from the exons ATGTACTCCTCTCTTTCTGCAACACACCAGAAGctcaagagagagagagagagaaagggagagagTTGCTGCATTTGTATGGagattctttctattttctgttACATCTTGCTCTTTCTCTCTACTCTTCTTTCTTATCCcttcttatttttaaagaaacaaaagaagaaagtaTCAAAGCAAAGAGTTTATAAGCTTCCCCCAGGCTCAATGGGGTGGCCTTATATTGGAGAGACTCTCCAACTCTACTCCCAAGACCCCACTGTCTTCTTTGATTCAAAACAGGAAAG ATATGGAGAAATATTCAAAACCCACATACTTGGGTGTCCTTGTGTCATGCTGTCTAGCCCTGAGGCTGCTCGGTTTGTGCTGGTGACTCGGGCTCATTTGTTCAAGCCTACGTACCCCAAGAGTAAAGAGAAGATGATTGGCCCTTCTGCGCTGTTTTTTCACCAAGGAGACTACCATGCTCAGCTGAGGAAGCTGGTTCAGAGCTCACTATCTCCAGATTCTATTCGGAAACTAGTCCCCAGTATTGAAGCCTTGGCTATTTCTGCTTTGGAGTCATGGGCCGGCGGGCAGGTCATTAACACCTTTCATGCCATGAAGAAG TTATCTTTTGATGTTGGCATTCTTTCTGTTTTTGGTCACTTGGAGGGTAATTACAGAGACGAGCTTACCAAGAACTACTGCATAGTAGACAAAGGTTACAATTCCTTTCCCACAAATATACCAGGAACGGCATACAGCAAAGCAATCCTG GCAAGGAAAAGGCTTAATCAGATTGTGAGAGAGATCATTTGTGAGAGGAAGGAGAAGAGACTGGTGGAAAAGGATCTGTTGGGCCATCTACTGAACTTCAAAGATGAAAAGGGGCAAATTTTAACTGAGGATCAAATCGCCGACAACATCATTGGCGTACTGTTTGCTGCTCAGGACACAACGGCTAGTGTCTTAACTTGGGTCCTCAAATATCTCCATGATGATCAGAAACTTCTAGAATCTGTAAAG GCTGAGCAGAAAGCAATATTTGAATCAAACAGTGGAGGAAATCGGCCTTTGACATGGGATCAGACTAGAAACATGCCACTTACTTATAGA GTCATATTAGAGAGCTTGAGAATGGCAAGCATCATATCTTTCACCTTTAGGGAAGCCGTAGTTGATGTAGAGTACAAGG GATATCTCATTCCAAAAGGTTGGAAGGTGATGCCACTGTTCAGGAACATTCATCAcaatccggaattcttctctgATCCTCAGAATTTCGATCCATCTAGGTTTGAG GTTGCTCCGAAACCGAATAGTTTTTTGCCATTTGGTAGTGGAGTCCATGCTTGTCCTGGAAATGAGCTTGCCAAGCTTGAGATCCTTATTTTGACTCATCATCTAGTTACCAAGTTCAG GTGGGAAGTGGTGGGATCACAAGGTGGAATTGAGTATGGACCATTCCCTGTTCCTCAGCGTGGACTCCCAGCCAGGTTTTGGAAACTGGAAAGCAAGAAGAGTGCCCCTTAA